A single region of the Arthrobacter sp. V1I7 genome encodes:
- a CDS encoding DDE-type integrase/transposase/recombinase: MWQADHTELDILVLDANLKPGRPWLTTILDDYSRAVCGYMLFLGAPSAMNTALALRQAIWPKARAEWPMCGIPDTLCVDHGSDFTSNHLAQTAKDLHFEITYSTVARPQGRGKIERFFGSVNTELLTELPGRLTRDTRLRHRC, translated from the coding sequence ATCTGGCAGGCAGACCACACCGAACTGGACATCCTCGTCCTGGACGCGAACCTGAAGCCCGGGCGCCCGTGGCTCACCACGATCCTGGACGACTACTCCCGCGCAGTCTGCGGCTACATGCTCTTCCTCGGAGCACCGTCAGCTATGAACACCGCACTGGCACTGCGACAGGCCATCTGGCCCAAGGCCCGAGCAGAGTGGCCCATGTGCGGGATCCCCGACACCCTCTGCGTCGACCACGGGTCGGATTTCACCAGCAACCACCTGGCCCAGACGGCGAAGGACCTGCACTTCGAAATCACCTACTCAACAGTTGCCAGACCCCAAGGGCGGGGCAAGATTGAACGGTTCTTCGGCAGCGTTAATACCGAGCTGTTGACCGAACTGCCCGGACGCCTGACCCGCGACACCCGCCTCCGGCACCGGTGCTGA
- a CDS encoding RuBisCO large subunit C-terminal-like domain-containing protein: protein MRDPRSVRCTYYLESEIDPQKAAAIMAGEQSSGTFLPVPGESARIRERHAARISDVQELGFCRPSLPSRTTPEKVRAALVTVDFPMENVGTDLATLQTAIAGNLFELGDLYACRLQDIALPEDFVAAHPGPAFGIEGTRKLISDVQGVMVGTIVKPNVGLSEEEFRLVVRDLAMASIDLIKDDELMTDPAYLPLERRVAVATEEIRAAEQVTGHSTMYAFNITGDLAGLQKRHDLVVEAGGRCVMLNIPVMGLPALALLRSFAEVPIHGHRAGLAASMRSKALGMDYRVWQQMARLAGADHLHASGLGSKFYELDEEVAANIRSLLEPLGQTIAPLPVLSSGQNVTTPGPTFDAVGSTDLMMLAGGGVAAHPDGPGAGVQSLRQAWEAAVNGVPLQAAADKRSRAGDDALLHAVQTFAKGA from the coding sequence ATGCGCGACCCGCGCTCGGTGCGTTGCACCTACTACCTAGAGTCCGAGATTGACCCTCAAAAGGCCGCAGCCATCATGGCGGGCGAGCAGTCCAGCGGCACGTTCCTGCCGGTACCCGGCGAATCCGCCCGCATCCGGGAGCGGCACGCCGCGCGCATCTCGGACGTTCAGGAGTTGGGCTTTTGCCGGCCCTCCCTGCCCTCCCGGACGACTCCCGAAAAGGTCCGGGCAGCCCTTGTCACCGTCGATTTCCCAATGGAGAACGTCGGCACCGACCTGGCCACCCTGCAGACCGCCATTGCCGGCAACCTCTTCGAACTGGGCGACCTTTACGCCTGCCGGCTGCAGGACATAGCCCTGCCCGAGGACTTCGTCGCCGCCCACCCCGGCCCTGCATTCGGCATCGAGGGAACCCGCAAACTCATCAGCGACGTTCAGGGCGTCATGGTCGGCACCATCGTCAAGCCCAACGTCGGACTCTCGGAAGAGGAATTCCGGCTGGTCGTCCGGGACCTGGCGATGGCCTCCATCGACCTGATCAAGGACGACGAACTGATGACCGACCCCGCGTACCTGCCCTTGGAGCGCAGGGTCGCGGTCGCCACAGAAGAAATCCGCGCCGCCGAGCAGGTCACCGGCCACTCCACCATGTACGCCTTCAACATCACCGGTGACCTCGCCGGACTGCAGAAACGCCACGACTTGGTCGTTGAAGCCGGCGGCCGGTGCGTGATGCTGAACATCCCGGTCATGGGTCTGCCCGCCCTGGCCCTGCTGCGCAGCTTCGCCGAAGTACCGATCCACGGCCACCGGGCAGGCCTCGCGGCCTCGATGCGGTCCAAGGCCCTGGGCATGGACTACCGGGTCTGGCAGCAGATGGCCCGCCTCGCCGGCGCCGATCACCTGCACGCCAGCGGACTCGGCAGCAAGTTCTACGAACTGGACGAAGAGGTCGCCGCGAACATCCGCAGCCTGCTCGAACCCCTCGGACAGACCATTGCACCGCTGCCCGTCCTGTCCTCCGGGCAGAACGTCACCACCCCCGGACCGACCTTCGACGCGGTTGGATCCACAGACCTGATGATGCTCGCCGGCGGCGGCGTCGCCGCCCACCCGGACGGTCCCGGGGCCGGAGTGCAAAGCCTGCGCCAGGCCTGGGAAGCGGCCGTGAACGGCGTACCGCTGCAGGCGGCAGCGGACAAGCGGTCCCGGGCCGGGGACGATGCACTCCTGCACGCAGTCCAAACTTTCGCGAAAGGTGCCTGA
- a CDS encoding GNAT family N-acetyltransferase, protein MSGNPAAVTLEVVDFEDPRAARLRDLLTDELLARYATEEEPHLSEAAQKALSVPPQDFIANVLVLNTVGEAIGHGALRRLNGEWEVKRVITDPAARGMGAATVLMAELERIAASAGARRVILQTGGKQPEAEAVYRKLGYRQIPTYPPYEHSIPSSICFAKELQPMEDRLPSILGQE, encoded by the coding sequence ATGTCCGGCAATCCGGCAGCAGTGACACTGGAGGTAGTTGACTTTGAAGACCCCAGAGCAGCCCGTCTGCGGGATCTGTTAACAGACGAGCTTCTCGCCCGATACGCTACCGAAGAAGAACCTCATCTTTCCGAAGCAGCGCAGAAAGCGCTCTCCGTACCACCGCAAGATTTCATCGCCAACGTCCTGGTACTTAATACCGTAGGTGAAGCCATAGGGCACGGCGCTCTCCGCCGGTTGAATGGGGAATGGGAGGTCAAACGGGTCATTACAGACCCTGCGGCCCGAGGTATGGGCGCTGCGACCGTACTCATGGCTGAACTCGAAAGGATTGCCGCCAGTGCCGGCGCCCGCCGCGTTATCCTGCAAACCGGGGGTAAGCAGCCGGAAGCTGAAGCTGTTTATCGAAAACTCGGATACAGGCAGATACCCACTTATCCTCCCTACGAGCACTCCATCCCGTCGTCGATCTGCTTTGCAAAAGAGCTTCAGCCTATGGAGGACCGACTCCCGTCCATTCTCGGCCAGGAATAG
- a CDS encoding recombinase family protein gives MAAGCYRIFTDTASGSLESRPELTKILDQLRPGDTLVVWRLDRLGRSIRHLIDQLGGLQERGIGFRSLQEAIDTTSSGGRLVFHVFAALAEFERDLIRERTNAGLQAARARGRSGGRPALLTKDKLRTARRLYEQQEMTVEKIGEVLGVSRATVYRALRREPAPAAPRLRRSTATQKSVR, from the coding sequence ATGGCAGCCGGCTGCTACCGTATCTTCACGGACACGGCGTCCGGCTCTCTGGAATCCCGCCCGGAACTGACGAAAATCCTGGACCAACTCCGGCCCGGGGACACGCTGGTCGTATGGAGGCTGGATCGCCTCGGCCGATCCATCCGGCACTTGATTGATCAGCTGGGTGGCCTGCAGGAACGCGGCATCGGATTCCGCTCCCTGCAGGAAGCGATCGATACCACGTCTTCAGGTGGGCGTCTCGTCTTCCATGTATTCGCCGCACTGGCAGAGTTCGAACGGGATCTGATCCGTGAACGGACCAACGCAGGCCTCCAGGCGGCACGGGCACGCGGGCGCTCCGGCGGCAGGCCCGCACTGCTGACCAAGGACAAACTCCGGACTGCACGACGGCTTTACGAGCAGCAGGAGATGACGGTTGAGAAGATCGGTGAGGTCCTCGGCGTCAGCCGCGCCACCGTGTATCGGGCACTCCGGCGCGAACCGGCACCTGCTGCGCCGCGGCTGCGGCGGTCAACCGCCACACAGAAATCTGTCCGGTGA
- a CDS encoding helix-turn-helix domain-containing protein — protein sequence MKPSDTATDAPRACFIAAGLEVLGERWALLALREMSLGVHRFDQIARNTGASRDILTGRLRTLESHGVIERVQYSERPQRHEYHLTTSGAEVAPILISLAAWSSTWMRDTTPRASYRHSCGADLKPVLTCAECGEEFRVGSLMLGPLVSTADAIPVDQ from the coding sequence ATGAAACCATCCGATACAGCCACAGATGCGCCCAGGGCGTGTTTCATCGCAGCAGGGCTCGAGGTGCTGGGCGAGCGGTGGGCGCTGCTGGCGCTTCGGGAGATGTCCCTGGGTGTACATCGGTTCGACCAGATAGCCCGCAATACAGGTGCGTCCCGCGACATCCTGACAGGTCGGCTGCGGACACTGGAAAGCCATGGCGTTATTGAGCGCGTCCAATATTCCGAGCGCCCCCAGCGCCATGAGTACCACCTCACAACTTCCGGGGCCGAAGTTGCTCCCATTCTCATCTCGCTCGCGGCGTGGAGCAGTACCTGGATGCGCGACACGACACCCCGCGCCTCCTACCGGCACAGTTGCGGGGCCGACCTGAAACCGGTGCTGACGTGCGCGGAATGCGGCGAGGAATTCAGAGTGGGCAGTCTGATGCTGGGACCGCTGGTGTCAACGGCCGACGCCATCCCGGTAGACCAGTAA
- a CDS encoding alcohol dehydrogenase catalytic domain-containing protein — protein MRAVVKDAAERGVKYVTDAGDPKATEGSVVIQVGAASLCGTDRELYEWTPSAQAFNLNLPVILGHEGAGTVVEVGPGVTGLNVGDQVALESHLTCGQCFPCRTGDAHTCERTGILGMHIDGVFAEYAAVPQDICVKLPTGLSLESGALLEAAGVAVHAIQRANYSVAGRAVLVSGAGPVGLVVVNLALLMGASHVIAVDPNPYRRAQAEKLGATALHPNDGIVERCRELTGRRGGFDVAFECSGAPGTLRTLFEAVRREATVITVGHPSRPAEVDIAAYINKKGITLRGIFGRRLWETWEQSLLLLDSGRLDLDWLITHRMKLSQIDEAVELLTGDACKVLLIPGLG, from the coding sequence ATGCGGGCAGTAGTGAAAGACGCGGCCGAGCGAGGCGTTAAGTACGTCACCGACGCCGGAGACCCCAAAGCAACAGAAGGCTCAGTCGTCATCCAGGTAGGGGCTGCGTCCCTGTGCGGTACGGACCGGGAACTCTATGAATGGACCCCCTCCGCGCAGGCCTTCAACCTCAACCTCCCGGTAATCCTGGGCCACGAAGGCGCAGGCACCGTAGTCGAGGTCGGTCCCGGCGTCACCGGACTGAACGTTGGCGACCAGGTAGCACTTGAAAGCCACCTGACCTGCGGTCAATGCTTCCCCTGCCGCACCGGAGATGCCCACACCTGCGAACGCACAGGGATTCTGGGCATGCACATCGACGGTGTCTTCGCTGAGTACGCCGCCGTACCGCAGGACATCTGCGTCAAGCTCCCCACCGGCCTGTCCCTTGAATCCGGCGCCCTGCTCGAAGCAGCCGGCGTCGCCGTCCACGCCATCCAGCGCGCCAACTACTCGGTTGCAGGACGCGCCGTGCTGGTCAGCGGCGCAGGACCGGTCGGCCTGGTGGTCGTGAACCTGGCGCTGCTCATGGGCGCCAGCCATGTCATCGCCGTCGACCCCAACCCCTACCGGCGCGCCCAAGCCGAAAAGCTTGGCGCGACCGCACTGCACCCGAACGACGGCATCGTTGAGCGATGCCGCGAACTAACCGGCCGGCGCGGCGGTTTCGACGTCGCCTTCGAATGCTCCGGAGCCCCGGGAACCCTGAGAACACTCTTCGAAGCCGTCCGCCGCGAAGCCACCGTCATCACCGTCGGCCACCCCAGCCGCCCAGCCGAGGTCGACATCGCGGCATACATCAACAAAAAGGGCATCACCCTGCGCGGAATCTTCGGGCGCCGCCTCTGGGAAACCTGGGAACAAAGCCTGCTGCTGCTGGACTCCGGCCGGCTGGACCTCGACTGGCTCATCACGCACCGCATGAAACTCAGCCAAATCGACGAAGCTGTAGAGCTGCTCACCGGAGACGCCTGCAAAGTCCTGCTGATCCCGGGCCTCGGCTGA
- a CDS encoding Mu transposase C-terminal domain-containing protein, which yields MEDYHQREHPEIRATPHHAWVGDGWLPRLPATMDELNLLLLTVAKPRIVHRDGVHFQGLRYVSPLLAAYVREPVIVRCDPRDITEIRVFHKNQFICRAVDPDHETSTLTLKDIQGARSARRRELRGQINQRISVVARHLPDLASAKPTPAPDAVDPPKKRPKLRTYLEDGQ from the coding sequence ATGGAGGACTATCACCAACGCGAGCACCCCGAGATCAGGGCCACCCCGCATCATGCCTGGGTAGGCGACGGCTGGCTGCCCAGGCTCCCGGCAACCATGGACGAACTGAATCTATTGCTGCTGACCGTGGCCAAACCCCGGATCGTCCACCGCGACGGCGTGCACTTCCAGGGGCTCAGATACGTCTCGCCACTCCTGGCCGCCTACGTCCGAGAACCGGTCATTGTCCGCTGCGACCCGCGGGACATCACTGAGATCCGCGTCTTCCACAAGAACCAGTTCATCTGCAGGGCCGTGGACCCTGACCACGAAACCTCCACTCTCACTTTGAAAGACATCCAGGGGGCGCGATCGGCCCGCCGCCGGGAACTGCGCGGACAAATCAACCAGCGCATCTCAGTCGTGGCCCGGCACCTGCCGGACCTGGCATCAGCTAAACCAACTCCCGCCCCGGACGCTGTTGATCCACCCAAGAAGCGCCCAAAGCTACGCACCTACCTGGAGGACGGCCAATGA
- a CDS encoding IS256 family transposase — protein sequence MVAPAPADALDEQLVQQLSERARAEGLRLTGEGGLLSRLTKMVVESALEGEMEDHLGYARHDPAGRDGGNSRNGTRSKELLTEAGPVQIAVPRDRDGSFTPELVRKRQRRLSGLDDLVISLSAKGLTYGEICAHLAEVYGAEVSKQTISTITEKVLEGLAAWQSRPLDPVYPVIFIDAVIVKIRDGQVTNRPIYVALAVTCEGTRDILGLWAGEHGDGEGAKYWLRVLSEIKNRGTQDCLIVVCDGLKGLPEAIATVWPQTITQTCIVHLLRNSFRYASKKDWSAIAKDLKPVYTAASESDALDRFVEFSEKWEKRYPAIIRLWTNAWAEFVPFLQFDREIRTIICTTNAIESINARIRRAVNARGHFPTEQAALKCVYLAVMSLDPTGTGRQRWSNRWKAALNAFEVTFDGRLSAGKK from the coding sequence ATGGTTGCGCCGGCTCCGGCGGACGCGCTGGATGAGCAGTTGGTGCAGCAGCTGAGTGAGCGGGCGCGTGCGGAAGGCCTGCGGCTGACCGGTGAGGGCGGGCTGCTGTCCCGGCTGACGAAGATGGTCGTGGAATCGGCGCTGGAGGGCGAGATGGAGGACCATCTGGGCTACGCCCGGCACGATCCGGCTGGCAGGGACGGCGGGAACTCGCGGAACGGCACCCGGTCCAAGGAGCTGTTGACCGAGGCCGGTCCGGTGCAGATCGCGGTGCCGCGGGATCGGGACGGCTCGTTCACCCCGGAGCTGGTCAGGAAGCGGCAGCGCCGCCTGTCCGGGCTCGATGACCTGGTCATTTCGCTGTCCGCCAAGGGACTCACGTACGGGGAGATCTGCGCCCACCTGGCCGAGGTCTACGGCGCGGAGGTCTCCAAGCAGACGATCTCCACCATCACGGAGAAGGTCTTGGAGGGTTTGGCGGCCTGGCAGAGCCGGCCGCTGGATCCGGTCTATCCGGTGATCTTCATCGACGCGGTGATCGTGAAGATCCGCGACGGGCAGGTCACGAACCGGCCGATCTACGTGGCGCTGGCGGTGACCTGCGAGGGCACCCGTGACATTCTTGGGCTCTGGGCCGGCGAGCACGGTGACGGGGAGGGGGCGAAGTACTGGCTGCGGGTCCTGTCCGAGATCAAGAACCGCGGCACCCAGGACTGCCTGATTGTGGTCTGTGACGGGCTCAAGGGCCTGCCCGAGGCCATCGCCACCGTCTGGCCGCAGACGATCACCCAGACCTGCATTGTTCACCTTTTGCGCAACTCGTTCCGCTACGCGTCGAAGAAGGACTGGTCCGCGATCGCGAAGGACCTCAAGCCCGTCTACACGGCGGCGTCGGAATCCGATGCCCTGGACCGGTTCGTGGAGTTCAGCGAGAAGTGGGAGAAGCGCTACCCGGCGATCATCCGGCTGTGGACCAACGCCTGGGCCGAGTTCGTGCCCTTCCTGCAGTTCGACCGCGAGATCCGCACGATCATCTGCACGACCAACGCCATAGAGAGCATCAACGCGCGCATCCGGCGAGCCGTGAATGCCCGCGGACACTTCCCCACGGAGCAGGCCGCGCTCAAATGCGTCTATCTGGCGGTCATGAGTCTGGACCCCACCGGGACGGGCCGACAACGCTGGTCCAACCGCTGGAAGGCTGCGCTCAATGCCTTCGAAGTCACCTTCGACGGACGCCTGTCCGCCGGCAAGAAATAA
- a CDS encoding IS110 family transposase: MPHARADVDAAGRVAGVDTHTDTHTLAILTENGAVVSTATFTADSRGYAALIDAVASAGPVRGIGVEGTNSYGAGLTRALQSAGHTVLEVLRPTRQVRRMNGKSDPVDAVEAARTVLSGRGISIPKDTNTAAESIRFLLGARKRFVSSMTSISNAIKGLLITAPEPVRARYRDLDTDALLRRLASSRPGSDLAGPEDAAGLALKTMACAHQELSDRVAGIETQLHELVQAHHPALLDVYGVGTLVAAQLVVTAGGNPERIRNEASFAALCGAAPIPASSGRTTRHRLNRGGDRQGNAALHRIALVRMRHDPKTRAYVERRTQDGKSKKEIIRCLKRAIVREIYRILTSPAVRTVQADLRAIRTKKNITLSQVAVALSTWPARISDIERKARPLPELADRYRNWLATA, encoded by the coding sequence ATGCCACACGCGAGAGCGGATGTCGACGCGGCCGGACGCGTCGCCGGGGTCGACACCCACACCGACACTCACACCCTTGCCATTCTCACCGAGAACGGCGCGGTGGTCTCCACCGCGACGTTCACGGCGGACAGCCGTGGCTATGCCGCGCTCATCGATGCCGTAGCCTCAGCCGGCCCCGTCCGGGGGATCGGTGTCGAGGGCACCAACTCCTACGGCGCCGGCCTGACCCGGGCCCTTCAGTCCGCCGGACACACCGTGCTGGAAGTCCTGCGCCCTACCCGGCAGGTGCGCCGGATGAATGGGAAATCAGATCCTGTCGACGCAGTCGAAGCTGCCCGTACGGTGCTTTCCGGCCGTGGCATCTCCATCCCGAAAGACACCAACACCGCCGCTGAATCCATCCGATTCCTGCTCGGCGCGCGGAAACGGTTCGTCTCCTCCATGACCTCGATCTCCAACGCCATTAAAGGGCTGCTGATCACCGCTCCAGAACCGGTCCGCGCCAGATACCGGGACCTGGACACGGACGCGCTGCTGCGCCGTCTGGCCAGTAGTCGTCCTGGATCCGATCTGGCCGGCCCTGAAGACGCCGCCGGGCTGGCCCTGAAGACGATGGCTTGCGCCCACCAGGAGCTCTCAGACCGCGTCGCCGGCATCGAGACGCAATTGCATGAACTCGTCCAGGCGCACCACCCAGCATTGCTGGATGTCTACGGCGTCGGGACCCTGGTCGCCGCGCAACTCGTCGTGACCGCGGGCGGCAACCCAGAGCGGATCCGCAACGAAGCGTCGTTCGCCGCGCTCTGCGGCGCCGCGCCAATCCCGGCGTCCTCCGGGCGCACCACCCGCCACCGGCTCAACCGTGGCGGCGACAGACAGGGTAACGCCGCCCTCCACCGCATCGCACTCGTCCGAATGCGCCACGACCCCAAAACCCGCGCCTACGTCGAGCGCCGCACACAGGATGGCAAGAGCAAGAAGGAAATCATCCGCTGCCTCAAAAGGGCCATCGTCCGAGAGATCTACCGCATCCTTACCAGCCCAGCAGTAAGGACGGTCCAAGCCGACCTCCGCGCCATTCGCACGAAAAAGAACATCACCCTCAGTCAAGTGGCCGTAGCCTTAAGCACGTGGCCCGCCCGGATCTCCGATATCGAGCGCAAAGCCCGGCCGCTGCCCGAACTCGCCGATCGCTACAGAAACTGGCTCGCCACCGCTTGA
- a CDS encoding GntR family transcriptional regulator, translating to MSVQPAGTEPRERANGLNREEGPPLHAQIRDILHRQILERPLLPGSPLPTEEELQKQFGVSRSVVRQALSGLSDLGLIRRQRGRGSVVAATPVLRRHIQRAGGLDEQAAAHGQRLRTHVIAVEHAPPPESAVEALNTTNTWKIERIRYLEEVPVAFMRTWVPRDLFPHFAKELLENASLLGLMREHGYHPAGGPRQVQAVAADHDLAQILNSNIREPLLLLQGVTRDALGHGLEWFNVWHSPNTVFDVDAQVTSQPGRVSEEHIRRLRNLTQQLESELADLERGAR from the coding sequence GTGAGTGTGCAACCAGCCGGGACAGAGCCCCGGGAGCGGGCTAACGGCCTGAACCGGGAGGAGGGGCCGCCCCTTCATGCGCAGATCCGGGACATCCTGCACCGGCAGATACTGGAACGGCCGTTGCTCCCCGGCTCTCCCCTTCCGACCGAAGAGGAACTCCAGAAACAGTTCGGTGTCTCCCGCAGCGTGGTACGCCAAGCGTTGTCTGGACTGTCCGACCTCGGGCTGATCCGTCGTCAGCGCGGCCGTGGCAGCGTGGTGGCCGCAACACCGGTCCTCCGCCGGCATATCCAGCGCGCCGGCGGGCTTGACGAACAGGCCGCCGCGCACGGCCAGCGGCTGCGTACCCATGTCATCGCCGTTGAACATGCACCCCCGCCCGAGTCGGCGGTAGAGGCGCTGAACACCACTAACACGTGGAAGATTGAACGGATCCGCTACCTGGAAGAGGTCCCGGTAGCCTTCATGAGGACCTGGGTTCCCCGCGACCTCTTCCCGCACTTCGCCAAGGAACTGCTGGAAAACGCTTCACTGCTCGGCCTCATGCGAGAACACGGGTATCACCCGGCAGGCGGTCCCAGGCAGGTCCAGGCCGTGGCAGCAGATCATGACCTGGCACAAATACTCAACTCCAACATTCGCGAACCCCTGCTCCTGCTGCAAGGCGTAACGCGCGACGCTCTCGGCCACGGTCTGGAGTGGTTCAACGTCTGGCACAGCCCCAACACTGTCTTCGACGTTGACGCGCAGGTGACGTCGCAACCCGGACGCGTATCCGAAGAACACATCCGCCGTCTGCGGAACCTGACACAGCAACTTGAATCCGAACTAGCCGATCTTGAACGAGGCGCACGCTAA
- a CDS encoding four-carbon acid sugar kinase family protein has product MPAFGFVADDLTGAADVLAQSHRYGLEAALVIGDAPLPTDTDVVGYAGPARSLSGAAFDNLVSRDLAGIAALNLEVLLYKVCSTFDSSSTVGSIGRGIQLLHEQFALHGPIPVVPAQPGFGRYTAFSNHYATHAGKIYRLDRHPVMSRHPSTPMAEADLRQVLAGQLGGGQVPGAIHLPAYDDGTFKDEWADRRRDPGVQAFVVDAVDERHMDAVAEALTREEHGHGPSIVVGSGGIMAALARSVSGHAPRTPGPQRPSGPVLAVSASASSTTAEQINDALSHGWEDVPVPAELLQHHDTTAVAALDERVSAALRSGRNVIVHTTRGAADPRYGASKPVDAGYVGALIGGIAARMATAGLTRDIAVCGGDTSSHALIAMGVRELRVSDQFVTAGPILQADGGSAVAGCRLLLKGGQVGPTNILRRFAGQLAG; this is encoded by the coding sequence ATGCCCGCATTCGGTTTCGTCGCAGATGATCTCACCGGAGCCGCCGACGTCCTTGCCCAGTCCCACCGCTACGGACTGGAAGCAGCCCTGGTCATCGGGGATGCGCCGCTGCCCACCGACACCGACGTCGTCGGATATGCCGGGCCGGCACGCTCCCTGTCCGGGGCAGCGTTCGACAACCTGGTCAGCAGGGATCTGGCCGGCATCGCCGCTCTCAACCTGGAGGTGCTGCTGTACAAGGTCTGCTCCACGTTCGACAGCTCCTCCACGGTCGGCAGCATTGGTCGCGGAATCCAGCTGCTGCATGAGCAGTTCGCCCTGCACGGTCCAATCCCCGTGGTGCCGGCCCAGCCAGGTTTCGGTCGCTACACCGCTTTCAGCAACCACTACGCGACCCATGCCGGCAAGATCTACCGGCTAGACCGCCACCCGGTCATGTCCCGGCATCCTTCCACCCCCATGGCTGAGGCCGACCTGCGCCAGGTCCTGGCCGGCCAGCTCGGCGGCGGCCAGGTACCGGGGGCGATCCATCTGCCCGCCTATGACGACGGCACATTCAAGGACGAGTGGGCGGACCGGCGGCGGGACCCCGGGGTGCAGGCCTTTGTGGTCGATGCCGTGGACGAACGCCACATGGACGCCGTCGCCGAGGCACTCACGCGGGAGGAACACGGGCACGGGCCCTCCATCGTCGTTGGATCCGGCGGCATCATGGCAGCACTGGCGCGGTCTGTCTCCGGCCACGCTCCGCGCACCCCCGGACCGCAGCGGCCGTCGGGACCTGTGCTGGCCGTGAGCGCCTCAGCGTCCAGCACCACAGCAGAGCAGATCAACGACGCCCTCTCCCATGGCTGGGAGGACGTTCCCGTGCCTGCCGAGCTGCTGCAGCACCATGACACGACGGCTGTGGCAGCCCTGGATGAGCGCGTCTCGGCGGCCCTTCGTTCGGGCCGCAACGTCATCGTCCACACCACCCGCGGCGCGGCGGACCCACGCTACGGAGCCAGCAAACCGGTGGACGCCGGCTATGTCGGCGCACTGATCGGCGGCATCGCCGCCCGCATGGCCACAGCCGGGCTCACCCGGGACATCGCCGTGTGCGGCGGGGACACCTCCAGCCATGCACTCATCGCCATGGGTGTGCGCGAACTGCGCGTCTCGGACCAGTTCGTCACCGCGGGCCCCATCCTGCAAGCCGACGGCGGCTCCGCCGTCGCCGGATGCCGCCTGCTGCTCAAGGGCGGACAGGTCGGTCCCACCAACATCCTGCGCCGCTTCGCCGGCCAACTCGCCGGCTAA
- a CDS encoding 2-keto-3-deoxygluconate permease: MTQLHLRTGRSRVPMFAFLQKVPAGMMLIPLMLGVLMNTFAPEALKIGGFTTALFKEGALTLIAVLILATGAQITGSHSGKAAASTTTVVLVCKTLIPATIAVILGLVVGIEGIAGVSILAMLAIFGNSNGALWLAFAGQYGDERDTGAYVASAFDDGPFLALIFLGASGLGDIPLLAFAAALIPFIIGLIIGAVDREWTKALDHVPNIVIPFMSFAVGTGINLKTVLTGGFAGIFLGLIVVIFTGGLTYLGYRFILKRGFKSGIGFAAGTTAGNAVAVPAVVAVADPRFEPFVASASAQAATAVLVTALLAPIVASWALKRAGGLQPADPVPSSI; encoded by the coding sequence ATGACGCAGCTGCACTTGAGGACTGGACGCTCACGCGTGCCAATGTTTGCCTTCCTCCAAAAGGTCCCGGCAGGCATGATGCTTATCCCGCTGATGCTGGGGGTGCTGATGAACACCTTCGCGCCCGAGGCCCTAAAAATCGGCGGCTTCACCACGGCGCTCTTCAAGGAGGGCGCCCTGACACTGATCGCGGTGCTGATTCTGGCTACCGGCGCCCAGATCACCGGAAGCCACAGCGGCAAGGCCGCCGCCTCCACCACTACCGTTGTACTGGTCTGCAAGACCCTGATCCCTGCCACGATTGCGGTGATCCTGGGCCTGGTGGTGGGTATCGAAGGCATCGCAGGGGTATCGATCCTGGCGATGCTGGCAATCTTCGGGAACAGCAACGGCGCCCTCTGGCTGGCGTTCGCCGGCCAGTACGGCGACGAGCGGGACACAGGCGCCTATGTCGCCAGCGCCTTTGATGACGGACCATTCCTGGCACTGATCTTCCTGGGCGCATCAGGGCTGGGCGACATCCCCCTGCTCGCCTTCGCTGCGGCACTGATCCCGTTCATCATCGGCCTCATCATCGGCGCAGTCGACCGGGAGTGGACGAAGGCCCTGGACCACGTACCGAACATCGTCATCCCGTTCATGTCCTTCGCTGTTGGCACCGGCATCAATCTGAAGACCGTGCTCACCGGCGGATTCGCCGGCATCTTCCTCGGCCTGATAGTAGTCATCTTCACCGGAGGCCTGACCTATCTCGGATACCGGTTCATCCTCAAGCGCGGCTTCAAGAGCGGCATCGGGTTCGCCGCCGGCACCACAGCCGGCAACGCCGTAGCCGTACCCGCTGTAGTAGCCGTAGCCGACCCGCGCTTCGAACCCTTTGTCGCCTCCGCCTCAGCCCAGGCCGCCACAGCGGTCCTCGTGACAGCGCTACTCGCCCCGATCGTCGCTTCCTGGGCCCTGAAGCGGGCCGGAGGCCTGCAGCCGGCCGATCCGGTCCCCAGCTCAATCTGA